Below is a window of Lacrimispora xylanolytica DNA.
TTATCAATCCGGCGGTAAAACACAGGCTGCTCTCTGTAAAGAATACGGGGTATCCCTACCCCCGCTTACCCGTTGGATCAAACAATACTCTACCGTTAAAACGGATGATGGCGAAGTCTTGACTGCCAAACAAGTGAAAGACCTTCAAAAACGCAATGCTCAGCTTGAGGAGGAACTCCTCATATTAAAAAAAGCGATTGCCATCTTCACGCCACACTCCAGCAACGATTAGATGCGGTTTATAAGCTTTGTTTTCAGCATGACACAAAAATTGTTTGCCATGTACATATTATAAGCATTTCCACTCCGTACCTGCTAACCACACCAAAGAAAATCAGGAGATAGCCAAACGAATTTTTCAAATCTATGCTGATTATAACAAGCGTCTTGGTGCATATAAGATTACCTATGTCCTCCGGCGTGATAATGGCATCCACATCAGTGTTGGACGAGTGTACCGACTGATGAAAACACTTCAATTACCACGTATGTCCACGGAAAAGACATATCGTTACTGTCGGCATAAAGATAATGGTAATTGCAACAATTATCTTCATCAAGAGTTCAACCCGAAATCCCCTGATATTGTCTGGGCTAGTGATTTCACTTATAATAAGGTCTCCAGGAAATGGTATTACCTTTGTATTGTAATGGATCTATTTTCTCGCAAAGTCATTTCTTGGAACATTTCAGCACTACCTGATGTCAATCTGGTATTGACTGCATTCAAAAAAGCTTATGATAGAAGGAGGTGCCCTGCAGGGCTCATGTTTCATTCTGATCGAGGATCTCAATATACTGCATTTGCTTTTAGACAGTTATTAGATTCTCTTAATGTAATGCAGTCATTTTCTAAGAAAGGCTATCCCTTTGACAACGCCTGCTGTGAAAGTCTCTTTAAATATCTAAAAAAAGAAGAAACCAACCGAAAAACCTATCACTCTTTACAGGAACTGCAGTTATCCGTATTTGAGTACATTGAAGGTTTCTACAACTCTAGGAGACCACATGTTTCTCTTGGACTGCTAACCCCTAATGAAAAAGAAGAACTCTTCTGGAATCAACCTTAGTAACTGATTCCAGAAAGTTTTTCTAATAATCGTGTCTACTTACTTGACTACAGTGCATATTCTCTCTTATGTTTTGTTTCTTCATATGCTGACTGCAATAAATATAAATCTGAATCCGCATTAATTATTCACTCAATTTAACCACTACAGCCATATTATAATGACTTAATAAAGAAATATATTAAAATTCAAGCTTATTTAGTAGCATTCTAATTTCTTTATATTTTTTAGACCCACACTACATGTAATATAAAAGAAAATGCGATATTGATAATTAAATATTTAACTATAAATGCTCTATACAATTTCACTTAGCTAAATAATATCACACGTGTTCTAATAGATTTATTATATTAATTAATAATGGTGGACATTGCAATAATTATAAGATACTTAGCTTAGTCAGACTAAGACATATATTAGTCACTTTATATACTTTTATTTAAACAAACCAACTAATATAAGGCTATATCGACTCAACTAAAACATCTATATCTTCATTACTCTGAATGCTTTGGCTCATTAAATTATAATAAGGGCTATTAATACTTATTCTTATTATAGATTGTTTACCTAAATAACACAATAATTTATAAAAATCTTGCATTGCATTAGCAATATATTTATCCTCTGATTTGTAAACTTCATTTAGTATATCACGAATTTCACAAAGCTCTTTAGTTGCAACATCAACCTTAAACTTTCGTATTAATTTAACTTTTTCAGTAACATAGCAACTAATTGAAAACGGTTTTGCTTTCTTAATATAAAAATCTTTGCTATAAATAAGTTCTTTTATAAGGCGTTCTCCTGTATCGAATAAAACTAAGGCCTCCGACACATTAGACTGACTATTAGCAAATTTAAGATAATTTCTTGCTATCGCATGCTTAATTTTAAAAGAATTTGGCTGTATATGTTGAGCAAATTTCAAGTGACTTAACGCTTTGGCAAAATCACCATTTTGTTGCTCATATATTCCTAACTGTAACCAATAATAGCTAATATTTTCAAAATAATCTTTTAATTCATATAGTAAATTTCCAATTTCTTTTATGCTAAATATAAATTGATCACTTAGTTTTTTTTCTTTGAGTAAACTTTGAAAAACAATAATCCATATATCATTATTTCCTTCATGTACATATCTTGAAATGAATATAAGTAATTCTTTTATAATGCCATAGACCTGTTGTCTGTTTTTCTTTATTATCTCATCCTGAAATAAAGAATTTCTTAAAGAAAGCCCTTGATCATCATACCTTATATAGTCTACTATTTTCAAATTTTTAATATCTATATTTACCGCCAAGTCAACTGCTTTCCCATATCTTTCATTGAATAATTCCATTGGATAGTATTCTATATCAGCTTTATCAAAAATTGCGATTTCTAACAATAATCTAATTTCGTCTCTTGATAAATGGCTTACATCTAACATTTTTCTTTTTAGCTTTTTTAGTATGCCTTTTCCATATGTTAAATCTATAATTAAACTAACTATACTACGCTTCCTTAAAATTTCTTGTTGTCTCTTCGTTCTAGGTAATTCTATCAAACTTGATAAATACTTTTTATCAGATAATTTTTTTTCTATTATTTTAGCATCGCTATCAGTTATTATATCTGTACACTCAAAATCAGTATAACAATTACCCTCTAAATAATATTTTTTTCTGTTATGATAATATATACGAGAAGCACATAAGAACACTACAGTTTTTCCTAAATAGTTATCTTGAAACATTTTTTCAATTTCATTATAATAATAACTTGCATTATCAATAATAATAGCGTACTGTGAAAAATCAGTCTTATTTATATATTTCTTGATTACATTTCTATTTATATACCCACCTTTATATTCCATTACTTCATAATCTTGATTATGTAGGTATACCCCTAGTTGCTTTAGTAATGTACTTTTACCAGAGAAAGAGCCTCCATATATGCAAAAGCACTTTGTAGTTGATTTTCGGGCTATTAATTCTTCTAATCTATTTTTTGCTAAAATTAATGTATCATTTTCAAATGTCCAACTTTCAAAAACATCTTGCCAACTGCAATTAAAACCTTGATAGATACTACTCTCATATGGCTTTTTGAAAATATGCATTATATCATCGAGTCTAAAAATTTTACTATAATTCAGTTCCATTCTAACTTTTTTAACTTCATCTGGAGCATAATTTAAAGTATGAAGAAATCTCAAAAATTGTTCTGTAGTCCATTCTATAACGCTTGCATTTAAATTCTTGGCTTTTTGCTTAAGAGCTAATGATGGATATGGCTCTATAAAAAACAACTTGTTTTTGTTACTCTGTAATTGTAAACTTCCGTAAAGTTGAAGATAGTATTCAAAGTCTGGTTCATCAAGTGATGCACCAATAAAAATGATGTCACTTGTGGAGTATAATTCACCTGTAAAAGCCATTAAACCCAAGTCAATTTTTTTTGTAATTAGCTCATTATACTCATCTTTACTAAATATATATCCTGCATCTGGTTTTTTAACATCTCCATGGAGTTTTATCAACATCATATTTTCGCCAATACTATTAGGTATATATTCCTTTAACCCATAGGAAAAATATGATTTTTTCACATTCTCATAAATATTTTCTACAAGATCATCAATATTTACAGTATATATCCGTTTCCACGGATAGTCCACTAAATATCCGTGAAACCCCTCATTATTAAATACTGATTTAGCCCTCGCATTTTTTAATCGTTCTGTCAAAAATTTTTCTCTAGCTGTTTTCCCCCCGTACATATCATCAATGCAACTACATAGTTCTCTTATTTTATATTGCTCTATTTCTTTATATTCCATCTCTGTAATTTCTTTTTGATTTACTTTACCTATTACAAAATTCTGAATTAATTCAAGACAGATCTCTTTTCCTGTCGGCATTGTACCGGAATCACAAATTGCATCTCTAGAAAAACCTGCACCTAAAAATAATGTTGGGCAATTCCCTATTAGACTGCTTTTCAGCTCCTTTACTTCTAATTCATCACTCATATCTCATCCCCCCCTTTTTAAACTATACGTTTAAATGATTATAATACGTTTAAAATAATACACTTTTAATCATAAACCGTTTATCAATATAAAATTACAAATGATAGAAATAATGTAATTTTATAAGCTTATTATATACACTTTTTTATTTCAAATCAACCATTATCCGTATATTATACTTTTATGGTAAATTTTATTTATTTAATATATAATAAATCATTTTATACTACAGCACTTCAAGATAAATTTGTTTGTTATGAGCATTATAATTCTCTTTATTGTATATACGATTTTGTATCAGGGGATTTCTTTGTTGGAGAAGAAAATTAAGTTTTAATTGTTTCATTAGTCAAAGGAGCTTTCAGTAGAATAATTATCATACTGAGAGCTCCTTTTATCTATTTCACTATCAAATATTCATAGTTTATGATTTACCAAGTATATCCTATACGTTTATACATGATTTATATATTACCTTTTTACCACACTTCCATCTGGATAGCGGGCGAATCTTCCCATCTCCCTTTCATGGACCGGCTCATCATCTGGCCATGGCCAGCCTCCGAACTGGGTATTCTGATAATCTTCATATGCATTTCGTATTTCCTGTTCGGAATTCATAACAAATGGTCCATATTGCACCACCGGTTCATTGATGGGCTCTCCTTCCAGTAGTAAAACGTAGCTGGTTTTATCTCCATTTACCACTGTAATGTCATCTTCTCCTGAAAGCTTGATTCGGGAAGAGGGATCTATGTTTTTACCGTCTATGGTAATAGAACCGGTTCCCTCATAAAAATACAGGTTGCGGTTTAAGGTCTTAGAACCAGCAATGATATGAAACTCTGCCTCTGGCTCCAGCTCCACAAGCTGGATTCCTACATGATTTTCTTCCTTTGCTGCCCATGAATTTTTCGTTGGCTCCAGGCTTTTTTTATCTTCACATCTTCCGGCAATTAATCGGATGGTTGCTGTCTTTCCTTTTTCATTGGTATGCTTTATCACTGGAATTTCTTCTGCCCATAGCATCTTGTAATCCGGGTCTGCGAATTTACTCCTTGCCGGTAGATTCAGCCAGATCTGAAATAGTTCAAGGGGATTTTCCTTATCCTGATGCACCAGGGGGAACATCTCTACATGCTGGCAGCCTGCTCCGGTGGTCAGCCATTGGACGTCGCCATTCCCATAACGTCCTTGGGCTCCCTTGGAATCAAAATGGTCAACAATCCCTTCCAATACAACGGTAACCGTCTCAAACCCACGGTGAGGATGAACCGGAAATCCGGGAACTGATTCACCATGGTACATGCTAAAGCCGTCTTTTCCTGAAAAATCATTACCCATTCTTCTTCCTTCTAAAGAAACAGCAGGTCCTTGTGCCTCATTCCCTGCCGGGAAATGATCCTTATGATGCATACATGCCAGGAACGGACTGTCCATTCCCCATTGGAAACCTATTTTTTCAATTGCCTTTATCTTTTTACTCATTTGATTCACTCCTTGTGTTTATTTTTTTCAACAGATGCACTAACATTTCCTTTTCCTCTTCCTCAAGTCCAGTAAAACTCTCTGCTAAGTCTTCCACATGTCTGGGAAATATCTCTTCTATTTTATCTCTCCCTTTTTGTGTGATAGCAATAATACTTGATCTTTTATCCTTTGGATTGGGGTGTCGCTCTATCATGGCATCTTTTTCTAAGTTGTTAATTACCACCGTCATATTTCCGGAGGTAGAAAGAATACTGTCAATGATCTCATTAATTGTTAAATCGCCTTTATGGTACAATGCCTCCAGCGCAGCAAATTGGGCAGATGTCAGACCTCCCTGATTAAAGATAGCACCAGCCCTCCTGTGAAGTGCCTGAGTCGTCCTGCTAAGTCCAATAAATGCCTTTAAATTGATATCATTTTCTTTTCCATAAGATATTTTGTTCTTTTTCATAGTTTCAATATATCACTAATTAGTGATAATGTCAATGTTGTTTTAGAGATATGAGGAAATCATAGAATTTAGACAATAAGGACAAGCCAGTATTTTAAATGCTGGCTTGTCCTTAATTATAGGATTGTATCCGATATTTGTGAATTGTTA
It encodes the following:
- a CDS encoding SIR2 family protein, whose amino-acid sequence is MSDELEVKELKSSLIGNCPTLFLGAGFSRDAICDSGTMPTGKEICLELIQNFVIGKVNQKEITEMEYKEIEQYKIRELCSCIDDMYGGKTAREKFLTERLKNARAKSVFNNEGFHGYLVDYPWKRIYTVNIDDLVENIYENVKKSYFSYGLKEYIPNSIGENMMLIKLHGDVKKPDAGYIFSKDEYNELITKKIDLGLMAFTGELYSTSDIIFIGASLDEPDFEYYLQLYGSLQLQSNKNKLFFIEPYPSLALKQKAKNLNASVIEWTTEQFLRFLHTLNYAPDEVKKVRMELNYSKIFRLDDIMHIFKKPYESSIYQGFNCSWQDVFESWTFENDTLILAKNRLEELIARKSTTKCFCIYGGSFSGKSTLLKQLGVYLHNQDYEVMEYKGGYINRNVIKKYINKTDFSQYAIIIDNASYYYNEIEKMFQDNYLGKTVVFLCASRIYYHNRKKYYLEGNCYTDFECTDIITDSDAKIIEKKLSDKKYLSSLIELPRTKRQQEILRKRSIVSLIIDLTYGKGILKKLKRKMLDVSHLSRDEIRLLLEIAIFDKADIEYYPMELFNERYGKAVDLAVNIDIKNLKIVDYIRYDDQGLSLRNSLFQDEIIKKNRQQVYGIIKELLIFISRYVHEGNNDIWIIVFQSLLKEKKLSDQFIFSIKEIGNLLYELKDYFENISYYWLQLGIYEQQNGDFAKALSHLKFAQHIQPNSFKIKHAIARNYLKFANSQSNVSEALVLFDTGERLIKELIYSKDFYIKKAKPFSISCYVTEKVKLIRKFKVDVATKELCEIRDILNEVYKSEDKYIANAMQDFYKLLCYLGKQSIIRISINSPYYNLMSQSIQSNEDIDVLVESI
- a CDS encoding pirin family protein yields the protein MSKKIKAIEKIGFQWGMDSPFLACMHHKDHFPAGNEAQGPAVSLEGRRMGNDFSGKDGFSMYHGESVPGFPVHPHRGFETVTVVLEGIVDHFDSKGAQGRYGNGDVQWLTTGAGCQHVEMFPLVHQDKENPLELFQIWLNLPARSKFADPDYKMLWAEEIPVIKHTNEKGKTATIRLIAGRCEDKKSLEPTKNSWAAKEENHVGIQLVELEPEAEFHIIAGSKTLNRNLYFYEGTGSITIDGKNIDPSSRIKLSGEDDITVVNGDKTSYVLLLEGEPINEPVVQYGPFVMNSEQEIRNAYEDYQNTQFGGWPWPDDEPVHEREMGRFARYPDGSVVKR
- a CDS encoding MarR family winged helix-turn-helix transcriptional regulator, with translation MKKNKISYGKENDINLKAFIGLSRTTQALHRRAGAIFNQGGLTSAQFAALEALYHKGDLTINEIIDSILSTSGNMTVVINNLEKDAMIERHPNPKDKRSSIIAITQKGRDKIEEIFPRHVEDLAESFTGLEEEEKEMLVHLLKKINTRSESNE